In Carassius auratus strain Wakin unplaced genomic scaffold, ASM336829v1 scaf_tig00024150, whole genome shotgun sequence, the genomic stretch AGAAgttgataaatacatttttttccttttaagaaGGCATGTATGAGATCAGACAAACATATTTCTGTGATGATCTGTGGTATTCCCCAACTCTTAATGACCACAAGATAAAATCTTGGACAACTTTGAATCAATTTTCATTTGACGCCTCAATTTCCCGctcaaacaaactgcatccaTGACACATGGTCTATGCGTGGGCACAGTCCTTCCCTTTTTTGGGATCTCTGGAAGATAGCAACTGGTATCATTTGATGTGTTATAACAAGACAAATGTAATGAGTTCCCTAGTAATTGCACAACATCTGCACAAATCAGTGTGGTTCAGTTAACCGCAACACACCCATCAGCAAACATCTATACAATACTGACTATATTGTGGAACCTTGCTCCAAGTTAATTCCTAAGAAATGGTTAGAGGCTTATCTAAACCATCTGTGCATAAGGCAGTATACAAACACTCTGCTTTCATGAGCTAGATATGATTAGCTCTACCTGTCTCCTTGAAAAACCAGTTATGTCCAACATTATTTCCTTTGACCTTGCATCAGTGGGAAAACCAACCAGATGATCCAGCTCCACATCTACAATACACAACCTATCGTTTAGGCTATTCAGCTACTAGGCTAATAATTTACATGTATTAGGACTCTTCATTGTGTCATGAGTCCAACCGGTTGGAGTTCTCTGATTCCTCAGTGAACAATCCAAGGCTATTCGGAGCAAgattaatttcatagtttgtaaCCGCTGAGGTTTATGACCCGATTAGAGAGTTCTGCTCACAAACATCAGAGCTGACAAACATTCAGGAGGGGTTCATTTTATTGGGACAATATGTAATGCAAACCAACCAAATCTGGCTGCATTCACCATCAAGGCATAAACCTGAAGTTTCATGTTGCTATGGAGACCTGTTGCTCGAAATGTTCTTTTCACTGTATATGCTCAACTGAGCCTTCAGTCTTCTCTCCAGAAAAAGACCTGCAGTTCAACATCTGacttcatacacaaacacacacacacctcaagcAAACTGTGCATAGTTTCTTCCActttttattaaaggggtcatcataTATATTCTACATAGAAGATTCAATTAATTTTCAAAGCAAATGTCTTCAggtatttcattcatttttttatatatatagagaatACATGCATATATAGCAATTTCCTATTTTGACTATTGCATACAAAAGGAACAATTACACCAATCAGAAGAGATTAAAATGCTAACTGTTTTTAGTTTAGCACAATGTCAAAGTAAGATAATTTATGagaataattacataattacacaATACTCCAAACAtgcatagggctgtgcaaaaaatcgaatgcgattttcatgcgcatctcatcagtaaagaggCTCCTGtaatatctccagcacgtgcgttcagatcagggttgccaggttttcacaacaaatcctgcccagttgcttcttaaaactagtccaatcgcgcttccgggaggttccccgataaaaattgcttcccggggttaaaatataaattttttttgtaagggttgccctggtaaaattagcattttaggggctaaatatcacattattggtattggggttgcttcaaaccgcatacatgaaaaacaatcgcacttgcgtgatatttagcccctaaaatgcgaattttaccaaagcaaccctgctaaaaacgtatattttaaccctgggcagcaattttttatcggggaaccttctggaagcacgattgggctagttttggactagttttgagaagcaactgggcaggatttgtcgtgaatacctggcaaccctgatctgaacgcacgtgctggagatatacttctaattacaggagcatctttactgatgagatgtgaatgaaaatcgcattcgattttttgcacaacCCTAAACTTGCATTATAGCATCAATcgagtgtttgaaaaaaaaaacttccttctATGAACTGATTCTTAATTTATGGCATTCTATACGTGTATTATTCTTTTTGTAAATATCGTCATTACCGCGCTACTCAAATGAACACTTCATCATTTAAAGACCACgattacaaatacaaaaagttTAAATCAATGAAAAGTGATTATTAACTATGTTCAAATACTTGGAATATTAAACTGCTAACAGtctcatttgtaaaaaaaattgaataaagtgCAGCAAAATAAAACTTAAGAATTTGATTATGCACTAGTAATTTTTACCCCTCATTTACACTcatttaattatttctaaatgtatatctgtgtgtgtgtttatgtaaatcACTCATATTTCCCAATTATTTTCAACCAAGATAGATAATCCCCAATGTGGGGAAAAAGCTGTACATTTTTCAAGCCACATTTCCATGGCTCTGCTTTCCTCATTTCAGACGATAGCAAACACCCTGAAATCTCACCTTCATCTCACTTCTCCTCCCTGGAAAACGACTTAAGTAAAAAGTGTCACAGTTTACCCCCCTCTCCCCTATATGTAAACAGAACAAACAAGTTGGCCGGGAGGCAACTTTGTCACCGTAGTGTCGGGGAGGAGCTATTGGTTGAAGAGCAACTACATATGGTGCACACATTCTATTGAATTGCCGGTTTTTAATTACAGAGGCTCGAAGGATGACATTCAGGTCCACGTGAATGACTAATATCTGACAAGGACACGAAATCCACACCGAAGACGCAACACACACCCGAAAGAGGATACCAATTGTGAGAATATAGCTGAGTGACAGATCACAACCGCGTTCAATACTGGCGCTCCATGGACTAGAAGGTAACAGACGCAGTGGCTCAGAGTTAGGGGCAACTGTCTAAGATGCTGTGGAAAAAAGCGGGGTAGACTGGCACAAGGAGGAGGGGGAATAAAAGAGGGGTGTGAGCCAGCTTGTCATATATCAGTATTTTTATCGCACCGTGACTATTTCAAGAGAAGGGAGGTAGCAGCCAGTACACAAATAGACGCCAGCTGAACATCTCCCCATCAGTGAAGTACTATGATGCTTCAGCCTCTGAGAGACTGGGACACCCGTGTCAAGCTCAAACTACAGGTGATCTGCAAGAAAACATGATTTCCAACTAAGGTAAAATGCGTGGACTAGTGAGACCAAAACAACCAAAGCATGAAAATTCAAAAACAGAGTGTTTTGTTGGGTATATTACACAGTTTTGCAGAGATTTTCTCCCATTACCTTCCAGATCATTCAGTATCTGGTTAGATAAGTCTTAACAAACACATTGTGGATGACGATCAActaaaacttcaaaataaaaccacACTTACAATGACTCCCCAATCCAAGCCTGACTGGAAATGCCAGTCCATATTAACAGAGATATGGATCTCAAATCTTTGCCCAGAAACACAGAGCTATGACTCCTAGCATTGCTTAaggagtaaataaaaaaagtctttatctgacctaatatatatatatatatatatatatatatatattttttttttttttttttgcatggaaaGCAGCCCTGAGGTGATTAAAAATCATTATACTACGTCAGGCCAAAAGGATTATACTTGATTCCCTCAAACCACACGAAAGGTTCTTTAGGGAAAAATGCTGACCAACATTTTCAGCCTGCAAATCACGGTAAGACTGGGTATGGCTTGGCAAGAGACACATTTCAACAAACATTTCATCTCCACTATAAACAAACCATACACTCAAACTGACTCCAAATCAGTCTCCAGAGATTTCAGCTGCAAGCTGCTTACTGTTGGTACAATTCTACCAGTGAGTCAATGAAAGAGGATCAGTCTTTTTGCTTAAAACTGACCTCCGAAACAAGCTACCCGCTGTGATTAATTTTTTAGAGAGAGGTATTAGGGTTTAGGCCAAACAAATGATCTCAAGATCGGATCTCAGATCAAAACAGGCCACTTGCATCTCAAGTGTAATGTGTGATGAAATTCCTCTAATGCACAGCTTCAATTAAACCCCCATGAATacctaaacttttgaaaaataagcaaaaaaactacatctaaaagaaaaaaaaggagtcTTAGTACTGACCCAACTTCATCCACAAATGTCTAAATTAGTAGTTACAGCCTAAATTCCAACCAAAAACTACTTTAAGTATCCAAGTTTACACGCTCTATAAAAAGTAGTGCATGTATAAATCAACATATATCCAATGTTATTTGCATACATACAATGCATTCAGCTACAACAATAAATACCCGTCTAGAAAATCCCTGCTAAGTGTTTATATCACAAAATATAAACTACATTATCAAGATTTTCTATAACGCAACTTTAAAACAACGCGTATTGCAAAAAGTGCAACAAAAAAAACTGCCTTGACTTAAAAAGCAGAACAAGGCAACCACATCAATGTTGAATCTTCCCAGCCACTGAACTTTCTGCAAGGGTCCAGAAAGTAAACTGGAGAGATGCATCATCTCAGACACTAACTAAAGAAATCAAGTAATATCTGGAATGAACTCATGACATCTCTAAACAAGCACGGTTGAAAACACAAGTCTCCTCTTATAGTGGTAAAGGTGAAAACTATTAGTTCAGACTGTTGCGTTGTTTCCTGTTTGTACTGCAATACTATTATTATAGCGGTTTTGCGATGAAAAACAAGCAGCTGAAGAGGTTTTCACGATCTGACGTGAACATTTAGGAAAACGAAGCTTGTTAAACAAATTAAGGTGTAAACCAAACCGAACTTAACCAGTACATGTGTGGGTGACATTCCTATTTTTGGGAAACTCATGGATTGGACTCACCTGGCCAGTTGCAAGCGGTTTCCTGGTCGACATCTTCTGAGGTTGGATTTCACGGTTTATTTTCTGAAACTGAACGTGTTCTCAGCTCTCACAGTTCAATCAAAAGTGACATCTGCACAGCACGATGAGAAGTGTCCGAAGTCCAACTTGTAAAGAGCACCCTGAGCTCGGTGTGAGTCCCCAAATCAGTACAGAttagctttttttaaaaagtccTGTCATTAAGCCATAGTTTGTTTACTATTCTCAGAAGGAGCGtgaattttgtttaaattttcgACGGACCCTATTGGCGAATGTCAACATTTAATGCCGACTTCCTATGGGATTTTCTTCCAATAAAAaggtatgaataatttttttgcattaagaCAGCTTAATCTGAACCGGTCAGCTGATGAAAAATCACAAAACTGTTCCCAGCGCAAATGTGCAAAATCGAGTCCGAGGACTCCCAAGTTTTATTAGGCCGGGTGGCAAAAGGGTCCCTAATTTAGCCGTGACTATCAATCAGTGCTCGGCTGTATACTGTTGTGCATCTGTAATTTCAAAAGTTAAGTCCAGTTTATTTCTCCTCAAGCCTGAGTTAAGACATGAAAGTCCCGCTcagcacacgcacgcacgcacacacatacacacaaatacatacacgcacacgcgcgcgcacacacacatacaaacttaACAGCAAGTTATCGAGCTGCTCCTTCCAGTTAGCCAACTCAGCAGCGCTCAGATAAGCGTTACTCCGAGTAATGATCCGTCATACAGGTGTCAACATGTCCGTTTCAAAACCAAATCAAACACTCGACGTCATCACGAGGTGACAAACAAACGATCCAAGCGCAAAATCACCGCCGAGAAGCTCGTCTACTGGCTCTCTGAGTCTCTGAAAACCACATCTGACCTGCTAACTCACATTAGCTGGCCGGATGGCTTCGAAAAAGTCGctgatatttttttacagtatgacTGTAAGAATACGTCCTAACCGTAGCCCAGTTGTTAATGGCTGTAAATTGGTCGGTTCCAGTCGGAGATACGCGACGAATTACATCTGTGAGCCGTGAAAAGCCAGAGTCGGGCGGTCACGACTGGTACCGCAACAGCGCCCGGACGCCAGTGTTGTTTGCGTTCAAGAGAAATGTGAAACCAGTCTGTGGATCGACTTCCTTTGCCTCTCTCAAATagaactttaaaataaaagtctttcaTTCAAACTCTATATATgaactagtttttttttataaaatatcgtCTTAGTAAATCAGTTTTCATCATTTAATTGGGATCAAATGTAATACCAGTAATTTTGGTcttcatgaggagtgtgtgtgtgtgtgtgtgtgtgtaaactgcgaaatgtaaatttgtacttaaagaattaaaataattatatcaaGACTTACAATAATTCAATACATTTTCCTCATTATAACGTTTTGCATCCAAATAAAACGATCATTGCTTTTGGAAAAATCTGTTAAAAATTATGGACCTCACATAAAATGAAGACACCAGTCAGTTTTATTATACATGGGATGGGTTCCTTCATGTTTAggtcattaaataaatgaataatggatGCCAAATACACTTGTGAATATATTATACCTGCAGTATACCTGTCAGTATAAAACCCTACTACTATCCTAAATAAATTTCACTTAAAACAGAAACTAAGACTTTTCATTACCAAAAAGCATAAAACTTTCAGGAAACCTATAGCAGttgaagttgttccaaacctgtaagaattTCTCCTGCTGAGCACAGaggaagacattttgaagattgTGGGACAGTTGACAATAGCCAATGACTTCCAACTTtcttcaaaacacattttttatgttccatagaagaaagaaagtcatacaggtttggaacaagtgtgagtaaatggtgacagaattttcaattttggatggactgtccctttaacaacAATTGCAAACAAAATGCATAGTAAAGCTCAAAGGAAGGCAATGAAATAACTCTATGTGCAAGCCATGTTAAACAGTCTGAGAATGTTAGGTGATCCTTTAGCAGTGACTGTCAAGACTGTTTACTAAAGGTGACTCCAGATGCAGTAACCTGCATTGTCTGCAGATTGAAGTTGTTGACTGGAActgaaagctatatatatatttaacatatttttttcaatgcatctcttttattttatattttatattttttgtgtattatAAAAAAccctacattttatttatttattttatttattattattatttatttatttaatgcccttgctttcatttatatatatatatatatatatatatatatatatatatatatatatatatatatatatatatatatatatatatatatatatatatatatatatatatatatatatatattctctatgCTCGTCTCTATGTCATACTTCTCGGTTCGGACTGTGGATGAAGGAACGAATACTTTGCTGCCATCTCTTGGCGTTtggtagaataaaataaaataaggtgtGAAGCAAAAGAACGCTCTTTTTGTcggtttaacttttttttttctccttccagAACATATGTTCTATATGTTGAAGAATGTTGatgtccaatatttttttttatttttgggtgaaccctttaaGAGTCAAGGTGAATTTGGCTTTAAAAATAAGTATATTGTgttcttgtaaataaataaataaacaaataaatatcagTCCCGTTCTTCGTACCTCACTTAATTTATCTGAGATTATTTGAAAGATGTCAGATCTTCAAATTGTGATAACTTCGCTCTGGCTAATGTGGTTCTTCAAAAAAATTTGCGGATTTGATTAAAATATCTGCGCGTCCTTGTGATCCCCGATACTCGATATCACGATCAGtaatgcagcgattggctggcggCAAGACAGCAACGTAATGACATcatatcataaaaaaaagtaattttatattcGAACTGTTATGTGAaagcattgttattattatttttattttttattttttttgagggtCAAgagatcatgttatctgcatcaaGCCACTCCCATAATAGCTGTCTGCACCATAGACAGTAAACTCAAATTAATGCACGACTCAGATTAGCCGTCCGCATGTGAGTAAAAATCGAAATTATTACTAAGTAATTATTTTATCACGAATAAAcctttcagtgagtaaaactggcggGTTCTACACTTTAGTATTATAGATTACACAAcagtataaaattattttcacataaatttttcaataattattttaaaaatgatttaaaaaatgatttcccCCGGATTAGTAGGGTACCCTTGTAATAAGGTAGCAGTGGCCGGGACAGATTTTAAATAtcaattccacaaaaaaaaaaaaaaaaaatgcaatccaatcctgtttacattaaataaacttgCTCCAGATCAGGTTTAAATTTACGGACATGTTGCTGTGACATCAAGTCCAGGATGAGcttcaaaaatacaattaaataaaaaaaagattttctcctTGACTAACTAGATATCGTAATAATACTGTATGTTGGCAGTGTTTCGTCACGTTTTGTTTGTCATTGGTCTAGAATGATGTCACCTACACCGAAACCCCGCCCCTCACTGCTCACATAGCGCGCTGTCTCATGCACACGCACAGTTCACAGAAGCGCACATTTGCATTGCGCTGGCGTACACATTGTTATTGTGTTAATTGTGTACACTTGTAAGGACAAACGCTTTGAACAGCATGAGGAAAAACAACCTGATTCTCATATACTGATGGTCGCCTCTGGATTTTTAAAGTGTAACCCGCACAATTAAGGCAGACCACAGATAACTGCAGCTATGTAAATTGCTCGCGCACGGGATCGGAATTGTCTCGCGGAGAAACACAAGGATCTCATTTATCACAAAACATGACGATACAGCGGACGTACAGATTATAACGTaggtcatttttctttcttttatttttgaggCCTTTCATATGCAGTGATGTAGACTATATATATAAGGATCCACAATGGCTACTTAATATTTCGTTTTCAACAAAATGTCGTTAGATTTTTATggcagttttgtttatttaaaaaaaaaaaaaaaaaaatatatatatatatatatatatatatatatatatatatatatatatatatatatatatatatatatagctttcctTAGTTCACGTTTTATAGACACGCACCAGATTTCTACGCAAAACGTTTGAATTGTAATGCAAATGCGTTTGAAATATAAGTATAATTCCTCTTAACACTCAGCGGTAGTGAAACTGAGCACAAATGGTTAGAGACACTGGACTACAGTGGCCTAACAAGTGACAGTTAATACAGTTGCAAATGTGTGTTGGACGGTCTTGTTTTCCCTTTCAGTGACTAGTTTAGGCCTAGATAATATtgtgcttttaattaatttttttatttttcatttttatgaaacatCTATGAAAACGTTCGCTGAGGCGTCGCATTAAGCGTAATTTTGCTTGGTCAATCGTTGAAGCGTCAGAAACAAAGGCTCCCAATTATCGCTGTGATTCCGCTTTTCAGCGAGAGAAACTGGAAATTCAGGGGCAATGAACGTAATGACGTGTGACGATGCGTGAAGTCATTCCACTAGATTTCACCTTCTTGCATTGTTAACGTTCTCACAATTTTTTATAATGGTTTAAAACAATGCAGTCATTTCATTAGGCGAAGAGTTGAGCAGGCCCATGCGTCTGTAGCAGACTTTTGACTTGAATGTAAAACATCCCTGGAAATTATTCATGGTAATGCACGCCTGCCTGGAAATGAAAGATAAATTCTTATCACACCGATGACGTAAATATACGAATGAATATATGGACTTCACGCTCGTCACTGCTCTGTTCGTTATGACCTGGCCAAATGGCAAAAGTTTGCtcataatgttactgttttaacAAGAAATAGCATATTTGACAAAACATCATCACACATTGATTCAAGTGGATTCAAAtgacatttaatttgttaaaatactgTACTGACACTTTCTTTTCACAGTATCTTGTAGGTAACTGGATAAATGATCAGCAGATGAATATTTAATATGACTTCATGGATTGATGGATTTGTGGTATAATTTCTGCTAAGAGAAGATAAATAAATTCCATTAGCGGGTGGTcattataacataaaaaatacacttCCTCAGTATAAGATCTAAATCCTTGTCATTTTTTCATGAAGTGGTTGGGGAAAATTAGCCATGTCCACGATgacctttcttttttctttctttcagtaatGTATCAGATACAGTActtgtttgttttcatgtttcagtTATCATTTTGCTGCAATATAAGTGTGtttacacaaccacacacaccgTTCTTTTGTGGTGATATGAATGAAACCTGATCATTGTTTATAGTTGTTTTTGTGCTCAGCGGGTACCTGAGCTCATCGATGCTGATGCTGTACATCTCTACACAAGCACAAGTGTGTGCTGCTGTTCTACTGCTGTACTTGATTcattccaaaaacaaaacaaaaaaacattacgcATGTATTTTCTTTTCGAGATACTGCTGATAAGGTGTTTACGGTTTAATGTGTGAGTTAAAGTGATTGGAGTGATGTTGACTTGCAATATGACAAATCTGGGTCAATGtaaccacccccccccccttcactACCACAGGCTACAAAAGGCAAGACTGAAAAAAGCAAAGAGGATGAGGTTACCATCACCAGGCTCTGTGCGTGAATGTATGCATGTGGAAATAAGAGCATGGTGTGCTGGCTCTGTCCtgggttctgtgtgtgtgtgggtgttgtgttgtgttgaggGTATGTCTGAAGTGCTGTTGTGCATGAACCCCGCACCCcccacccaacacacacacgGCGAGGTCAAAAGGTGATCCAGCCATGTCACATCCTGTAACAATTCTctatgagcacacacacacagtcacacacacatacatttcttcattttttctgttttcagacTTTGGCACTTAATCGAAAATCCTGCCTTTATTACTTAATgttcttgtcattccaaacccaaatgacttattttcttctgtggaacacaaacagaACAATTGAAGCTTGTTTTCCATGTTTGTTTCTATGCAGAAACAATGATGAGGGACTGAAGCTTTTAAGTGTCATAAAGGATGCAGAAGCATTATAAAAGCGGTCAATATAAATTGAACATATTCAAAGTCCAGGCTCCATTTTTGCAATACCTCAAAATATACCAACACAAacattctccttttgtgttttaatgaagAAAGAACGGTGAACAGGTTTGGACAGTGAATAATGGCTAGATGTTAATTTTTAACTGATCTATTCCTTTAACCTTCTCATGGTCTTTTCATTGACATTTCATAATGTCTAATATGAATGTTTCAAACGGTCATTATTTAGAATAATGAGCTGATCTGCTCTACTCTGTGGAGGGGTGATTAGTGCAGCCATCAGATTATATCTCTATTATTAGAAAAAATAGAACATTATTCCATTTACATTTCATCACATGTTTGACTAtaacagatgttttcaaaataaactctGTAAATGTGTGTCTTAAACTCTAgcaaaaaaacaaagacttatAAACGGTCAAGATGACAAGGATGATATACAGGCGTGATGACCAAGAACATATCATACAGAGTATTATCAAATTATGTCAATATTTCCTTGATGTGACATCTCTACAAAGCTACCCCCGAATTTATACAATTCTTTACACagtttgcttgtgtttttgtaatgATAATTGTATACATTAGGTAGATGTGAATCCCTGCAATTTATGTTAACAAGGGTAATGGGTCAGAAGGATTCTTCTGTTATATTAGGACTTCTCTTACTGACAAGTCTGTAACATACCCTTGTGCTGTTCTTTATTGTTTCACAGTGTTTAATTACAAGAAAGTTGTGAATGACTAACAGAAGACGTCTTCTGTGCTTAACTCATCACAATTGTTGATGTAATTCTGTGTGCTGTGACTAATATTAACTGTACGTGCAATATTCACACAATTTATGTGTCCTCTATGTGCACATTTCAAAAATTGCATAAGTACCAAAATGAATGGGCACTGTcatattaatttgtcttttttctttctgcatCCTAACCACACAGCTTTGCTCAGCCCCAGATGCCTCCACTTCCTCTTGACGAGCGCATAGTGGTAATTCAGCGCCCAAAAAGTTTGGCCTTGCGCGTGGCCTCCCCACCAACCACATCACAGTCTTCCTCACACCGCCCAGCCACTCACAACGAGCCTCCACGCCGCCTACCACAACCCCAATCCCCACCACCCCGTTCCCATCCAGGTTCCAAGTACCTGTCCCTGGAATGCAAGGGCAAACAATCATCCTATGTTCAAAGAGATAAAGGAGAACAATGTGCTCCCTTTGAGGGCAGAAGGCACAATGCTAGCCATTGTCACAGCAATGGGACAGTAACTTTAGGTCCCAGACCTCGCAAGCACACGCATACCATTGACATTAAAGTGTCTTTGGACAACAGTGGAAGAGGAGGATCTTACATAGACAAAGGCCGTAGCAGTCTTACCCGAAGTGGAAGCATCAAGGTGAACAGAACTAAACGGGTGTCCCTGCAATTGGATCCAGGGCAAGGTGAAAGGAAATGCAAAGGAAAGTCTTCCGAATCAGTGGAGAAGCACCAGAACCATCATCAGAGTCAAAACAGGACTCAAAACAGTAGCCATCATCCAAGCCAACTTAAAGTCTCTCCTGGAGGGATCTTGGAATTTGTACCAGCGCAAAGACAACAGTCAAAATCCAAGCCaacaagagagagagacttgTCCTCAAAGTCTTGCTCTGCAACTGCCAGCTACCCTCTGCACAGCGAGAGGAACGTATCATCTGTGGGAAACAAAGAGAACTCCAAACTGGGACCCGGCCACCAACTGCCACAGGCCCACAGTCTATCCCGTCACCACAGTTCAGCCCCATTACCCCATGCTGCTATCCTAAACCCTCACTATCCTGCTGTACCACCCTCACTCCCTTCCCAAGCCCCTTCCTCCTACCAGCACATCAGTCAACCCCGTCCCTCACACACTAGAGAACATCGTCCCCAAATTCTTCACACATTGCCTCTCTCCCCTACTTCCTCCCAAGGAGGCTTCCCGAGTCCTGACCACACATGTACAATTGACTTTTCCCACCCATGTGGCTGTTGGAGATCGGTGCGTTGTAGAAGAGGTAAAGGTCACTCGGCCGGCTGCCACGGTCATAGTACAAGCCCATCCTCTTCATTTTCTCACACCCAAGGAACAAGTGCTGCCAGTAGAGGTGGCGGAACCATGGGATTGAAAACTTTAGGAGGGTGTCTGTCAACTGCTTCCACCACCAACA encodes the following:
- the LOC113078073 gene encoding uncharacterized protein LOC113078073; translated protein: MPPLPLDERIVVIQRPKSLALRVASPPTTSQSSSHRPATHNEPPRRLPQPQSPPPRSHPGSKYLSLECKGKQSSYVQRDKGEQCAPFEGRRHNASHCHSNGTVTLGPRPRKHTHTIDIKVSLDNSGRGGSYIDKGRSSLTRSGSIKVNRTKRVSLQLDPGQGERKCKGKSSESVEKHQNHHQSQNRTQNSSHHPSQLKVSPGGILEFVPAQRQQSKSKPTRERDLSSKSCSATASYPLHSERNVSSVGNKENSKLGPGHQLPQAHSLSRHHSSAPLPHAAILNPHYPAVPPSLPSQAPSSYQHISQPRPSHTREHRPQILHTLPLSPTSSQGGFPSPDHTCTIDFSHPCGCWRSVRCRRGKGHSAGCHGHSTSPSSSFSHTQGTSAASRGGGTMGLKTLGGCLSTASTTNTSSSNSTVSDCRTGLFRPLGCASCSGEAGGFESPAGFRKKLVGGCLPCTPLSSSAPLRAFQSCVSGCNPKASQTGSSTCSYCSSDPIVVTFNPHRGNPPNMGRNIGAHTMGGYQPDDDDYSVRTIWPEELAKKMTRSKTQSIHHNTSIGMGSGRTCMGHNQNSGNGGNPVILDCRNLMEFTRSQLTDQAGRRRLQQGKMAVLDFIGSGNSGDQGRDSLKRLWNKGADACMGDGNGFDDEVLPQSPSLRSPSPDSPTSFSPPPLLLARLISPNPNSEKGRLDTPYHLHSRFIWSSTHSTETR